A region of Curvibacter sp. AEP1-3 DNA encodes the following proteins:
- a CDS encoding AAA family ATPase — MTTTYQDVLKVAKYIAQYSKRKEISEDDLSLASCFFTFSLAGGTSSDVAHGNLGQLENLVSFGPAVLLAYPLMPSLPLTEEAKKLRDAFKKSTGWKFKSSIDPTTDQVKALRALLMRDWPKVLEGFKPEDLEKAKQYALEFERAIPGALKSGRNSEEVKHVSAAPLTNETADPPEQTASAPTSESTISSYPNVFEREDGVSQIEIALRKNVRDQDAAVDELIKELRLREWGLADESRPPVFLFVGPAGTGKTLTAQTLANTERWRDKCLTLNMASMRSRNEGFALTGLRHGYESAGPGRLTQFVRKHPDALILLENFTDAHPSVQDLLIPLLTEGQLIDEYGFGDDAKRGNPDKRVVSFSRATVVLTTRAGESVYKAASYRKRLATDRQGVIAELLSNLETDQRSAESSDTTDNSRSDDQTSALQKHLGGCCLLPFQTLGLKTLQTLAQEATENLQRQLKSVKKDIDLNFPGHSLEEIAMALALSQGPVIQAIEVKQAASRLLAPAILSALGREGTKKIELSVNESGQKQLGFWSADLEAQQANLFRRSERLEFRVDQLDHPSENGTRCLILSHLVLVRVPISRDQNGDGGISLEVPDIRFDRISGHEHVKSRLKEVLDLVRPNAVNTTKPRPPKGMLLYGRPGTGKTMLAKALACEAELPFIAVTGPQLMNMRTLRKVFRLARQYAPSLVFIDEIDALGVRGKGGQETYINQLLAEMDGFVESRDGHVFVVAATNFPQNVDPALTRSGRLDLHMEVPVLDKPARMHFLSKLKKIVMLDGLALEELASLTAGMSGADLEKFVREAELLNFRRSNFELKSADLRELLNVIKHGARLTASSHLLKEQLEATAYHEAGHAVVSFVLNPNVRIQQVTIVPRGEALGFTAYDPESLQRHSFNRKEVMDLICVALAGRIAESKQFPGPTALADHGVTMGGADSGASSDLRRATDLAWQAITQWGLEEEFGWMSMSAVENPPEIWRARAANLVEQWLREAEIATKQLIQQEWSTIQELAHELLAQEVLFEADLNKFRNTQTGEIGGSL; from the coding sequence CCGGTGGCACATCGTCTGACGTAGCTCATGGAAATTTGGGGCAACTAGAAAATCTGGTTAGTTTTGGTCCAGCGGTGCTATTGGCCTACCCACTAATGCCATCCCTGCCACTCACGGAAGAAGCAAAAAAACTCCGCGACGCATTCAAGAAGTCCACGGGTTGGAAGTTCAAATCTTCAATTGATCCCACCACCGACCAGGTGAAAGCGCTTCGCGCATTGCTAATGAGGGACTGGCCAAAGGTATTGGAAGGCTTTAAGCCTGAAGATCTTGAAAAGGCAAAACAATATGCATTGGAGTTTGAGCGTGCGATACCTGGCGCTCTCAAGAGCGGAAGAAATTCGGAAGAAGTGAAGCATGTCTCGGCTGCTCCATTGACAAACGAAACCGCAGACCCTCCTGAGCAAACGGCTTCTGCGCCTACAAGTGAATCTACGATTTCAAGCTATCCGAACGTCTTTGAACGCGAAGACGGAGTCAGTCAAATTGAAATTGCGCTTAGAAAGAATGTGCGCGACCAAGATGCTGCGGTAGATGAACTGATAAAGGAACTGCGTCTACGCGAGTGGGGATTGGCAGACGAATCTCGACCACCAGTTTTCTTATTCGTTGGGCCGGCAGGCACCGGCAAAACTCTCACAGCGCAAACACTTGCCAACACTGAACGCTGGCGCGATAAATGCCTCACTCTCAACATGGCAAGCATGCGCAGTCGAAACGAAGGATTTGCTCTAACCGGACTGCGGCATGGCTACGAGTCTGCAGGGCCTGGACGATTGACTCAATTCGTTCGTAAACATCCCGACGCATTGATTCTTTTGGAGAACTTTACAGACGCTCACCCCTCAGTCCAAGATTTGTTGATTCCCCTATTGACTGAGGGTCAACTCATCGACGAATACGGTTTTGGCGACGACGCGAAACGCGGCAATCCAGACAAACGTGTGGTGTCTTTCTCAAGAGCCACCGTAGTACTGACAACACGCGCTGGCGAAAGTGTTTACAAAGCAGCAAGCTACCGCAAACGTCTTGCAACAGATCGGCAGGGGGTCATCGCAGAGCTGTTGTCAAATCTGGAAACAGACCAGCGTTCAGCCGAAAGCTCAGACACTACGGACAACTCTAGGAGCGACGACCAAACCAGTGCACTGCAAAAGCACCTAGGCGGATGCTGTTTGCTTCCCTTCCAGACACTTGGGCTGAAAACCCTCCAAACGTTGGCGCAGGAGGCAACAGAAAACCTGCAACGACAGTTGAAGAGTGTAAAAAAAGATATTGACTTGAACTTTCCGGGGCATAGCCTGGAAGAAATTGCCATGGCACTTGCTTTGTCGCAGGGGCCAGTGATTCAGGCGATTGAAGTAAAGCAAGCCGCAAGCAGGCTTCTCGCCCCCGCCATACTCTCTGCACTTGGGCGTGAAGGCACTAAAAAGATAGAACTGTCCGTAAATGAGAGCGGCCAGAAACAACTTGGATTTTGGAGCGCGGACCTGGAAGCACAGCAAGCGAATTTGTTTCGTCGTAGTGAACGCTTGGAATTCCGCGTAGATCAACTTGACCATCCAAGTGAAAACGGCACACGATGTCTGATTCTGTCCCATTTGGTGCTTGTTCGTGTACCAATCAGCAGGGACCAGAACGGTGACGGTGGCATTAGTCTGGAGGTTCCCGATATTCGGTTTGACAGGATTTCTGGCCATGAGCATGTGAAATCGCGCCTGAAAGAAGTACTTGATTTGGTCCGTCCTAATGCGGTCAATACAACTAAACCGAGGCCTCCCAAGGGTATGCTTTTGTACGGTCGTCCTGGCACAGGCAAAACTATGCTCGCAAAAGCGCTGGCCTGCGAAGCTGAGCTGCCGTTCATTGCAGTAACAGGCCCCCAGTTGATGAATATGCGTACGCTACGCAAAGTCTTCCGACTAGCCCGTCAATATGCGCCAAGTTTGGTATTCATTGACGAGATTGACGCACTAGGTGTGCGCGGTAAAGGTGGCCAAGAAACCTATATCAATCAGTTGCTTGCGGAAATGGACGGATTTGTAGAGTCGCGTGATGGTCATGTTTTTGTTGTGGCAGCAACCAACTTTCCACAAAATGTCGACCCCGCATTGACTCGATCTGGACGCCTCGACTTACATATGGAAGTACCCGTGCTAGATAAACCCGCGCGGATGCACTTTTTAAGCAAACTCAAGAAAATTGTAATGCTTGATGGACTTGCCCTTGAGGAGTTGGCCAGTCTCACCGCAGGCATGAGTGGTGCAGATTTGGAAAAATTTGTGCGCGAGGCAGAATTGCTCAATTTCCGTCGGTCAAATTTTGAGCTGAAAAGCGCAGACTTACGGGAACTACTAAACGTCATTAAACATGGCGCGCGCCTTACCGCATCAAGCCATCTATTGAAAGAGCAACTAGAGGCTACCGCTTACCACGAAGCTGGACATGCGGTTGTGTCATTCGTTTTGAATCCAAACGTACGTATACAGCAAGTAACCATCGTACCCCGTGGCGAGGCACTTGGATTTACTGCCTATGACCCCGAGTCATTACAGCGCCATAGTTTCAATCGCAAAGAGGTTATGGACCTGATTTGCGTGGCTCTTGCCGGGCGAATTGCGGAAAGTAAGCAGTTTCCTGGTCCAACAGCCTTAGCCGACCATGGCGTAACTATGGGAGGAGCAGACTCTGGCGCCTCAAGTGACCTCCGTCGTGCAACCGACTTGGCTTGGCAAGCCATTACCCAATGGGGCTTGGAAGAAGAGTTTGGATGGATGTCGATGAGCGCAGTTGAAAACCCACCTGAGATATGGAGAGCTAGGGCAGCTAATTTAGTTGAGCAATGGCTGCGTGAAGCTGAAATTGCGACAAAGCAACTCATTCAACAAGAATGGAGCACTATTCAGGAGTTGGCACATGAACTCCTTGCACAAGAAGTACTTTTCGAGGCTGATTTGAATAAGTTTCGGAATACTCAAACCGGCGAAATCGGTGGGAGCTTGTAA